In the Candidatus Poribacteria bacterium genome, AGAAAGTCAAGTATGGTTCTGGCACGATGGAGATCTGGTCTTAAGTATAAATCTGGAGGGGAGAAGATGAGGAAAGTTAAACTCGGATTTCTGGGATGCGGTAGGATGGGACAGGGAGTGCATCTCCCCATCTTCTCGTCCCTTGAGCTTTGTGAGATCGTAGCCCTCGCTGAGCTGAGGGAGAGGCTGCGAGAGCTCGTCGGAAGGAGATATGGCATAAAGAGACTTTACAAAAGCCATGAGGAGCTTGCTGAGGATCCGGAGATCGAGGCGGTCGCCGCCATAGTTCCCGAAAGCTTGAGCCCCGATATAGCCGTGAAGCTGCTTGAGGCGGGGAAACATGTCTACATCGAAAAACCCATGGCCACATGTTCAAGCGAGGCGATGAGAATGGCGGATGCGGCGAGATCAAACGGACGCATACTTATGGTGGCGTATCCCCTGAGGTTCGATGCAGGCGTCCAGAAGGCAAAGGAGATAATCGAGGAGCTGTGTGAAACAGGGGAGTTCGGGGAGATCCTCTCCGTTCGCTCATGGTGCGTCGGTGGGGATTGGGAAGCGGGTCACTTCAACTACGAGACGATAATTACGACCGATGAACCCTACCCCGAAGTTGAGACGAAGCTGCCTGACTTTCTCCCCGAGGATATGGTGGGAACCTATCTCTTTTTCAGCAACTGCTACTGCCATAACATCAATTTGATCCGCTTTTTGTTCGGTGACGGACTTGAGGTCGCATATTTCGAACTTTCAAAGCCGGTATATCACCTCATGCTCGATGCCGGAAACTTCAACATATACCTCGAGTTTGGGAGAAAAAGGCCGAACTGGTGGGATGAGAGCGTCACGGTCCTCTTTGAGGGAGGATGGCTTAAAGTTGAAACTCCCCCCAGGACCCTGAAGAACGTCCCTGCAAGCGTGAAGTTATACAGATCCGATAAGGGTGAGCTTACAGAGTACAAAGTCCCCTGGAGCTGGTCCTTCAGGAGGGAGGCGGAACATTTCCTGAGGTGCGTCCTCGAGGGTAACGAGCCCCTTTCATCGGGTGAGGACTCGGTCAAGGACATAGAGCTCGCCGAGTCGGCTTTCAAAAGGTATATCGGGGGAGCTAATCGCTGATAACGGAAGCTAAGGGAGGCATGGCATGGTCTCTGTGGATAATAAGGTAAGGCGTCGGAAGAATAAGCACGTCGCTTTTCTCAGATGCTCGTTGGAGAAAGGAGGGATGGTTTTGATCTTCGCAATGGCTTTCCTCTTGCTGAACATCGGTTTTTCATCAGGACAGGGTAAGGAAGCGATGCTTTCCATCAGAATGAACTTCGACGACGGAAAAGCGGAAGGTTGGATGCCTATCTATGGCGTGTGGAAGGTGGAGAAGGGGCACTATCGCGCGATAAGGGTGCAGGATGGCGGCGCTCATCTCCGCCAGAAGGAGGAAACTGAAGGGGCGCTTCCCTCGGGAGCAATCGCCTTTTTCGGCAAACCGAATTGGCAGGATTACAGAGTGAGCATAAGGGTGCTCGGAGGCACCGACGTTCCTAATCTCCTGCTGAGAGTGAAGGATGCTTATAACTGCATCCAGTTCGGTCACTTCGGCCCCCGCTTCCGGCTGTACCTCTTCAAAGGGGGTAAATGCGAGATATTGAAGGAGATCAACAGGGGGTTCCGCCATCCCGAAAAACTGGAGGCGGAGATAGCGGGAAACCGCTTCCGCGGATACGTTGATGGGGAGTTAATCATAGAGTATATCTTCCCCGAGGGCGCAATTCCCGATGCCGGTAAAGTGGGCGTGCAGACGAACCACAGCCTCTTCTTCGACGATTTCGCCGTCGACGTCTACCGGATAAAGGAGGGAATGAAGGACACAGAAGGCAAGAAGGTGGAGATCGCCTCGATCGCCTTCTCCCATACGTACCCCGGTTTGCGCGAGATACTGGTAAGGTGTAGGGACAGCGCGGGTATTGAAGATATTGAGGCGGTTCACCCGCGGATATATTACCTCAAAGGAGGAGAAACGATAGAGCTTTCGACCAATCCCCTCGCTTTGGAGGAGAAGGTCTCACCGACGGAAGGAATATGGGTCGGCGACCTCTTCTCAATGGCTGAAGGGCTTTACAGTGTTGAAGTTACCCTCTACGACGTATGGGGGAACAGGTATACGCGGTCTGAGGAGATATCCGTCACAGCAAAGCCGAACGCTTACAGAGATTACGGGGAGAAGAAGATATACCATCTCCTGGACCCGGACCCTGTGTGGAGGAATGCGATCGACCATAAACCAAGCATCGGCGCTAAGGCTCGCCTTTACAACTACCTGTGGTGTGTCGTCTGGGGAAAGACCTTCGCGCTGTATCCCTTCACTTTGAAGGAACAACCCCCCGAGAAGGGATCAAGGTATGGAATCACCACTACAAGACAGAGCTTAGGGGTTTTCCCCATGATGAGGGACAGGGACGGTAGAATTGTGGAGATGGAGATAAAGAGGAAGTATGTCGCCTATCCGGTGACGAAGTTCCACATCCGACCGGTCTATGAGGTCCATACGGCAAAGGGCGAACTTAAATGGTGGACGGATGTATGGATGGGCAATCCCGTGCTCCGATTCCAGGGAGAACTCGCCTCTAAGGCCGATGATCGGATCGCGTTCGGGTATCGGGTAGAAGGCTTTGAAGAGATCAGATATCTCATTCCCACCCTTGAGGGAGTGAAGGAGAAAGAGCTAGGTCAAGGTGGACTCGTTCTGTCAGGGGAGGAGCTCTCCGACAATTGGGTTCTCTTCCATCCAACTGGCATTTCAAAGGGACCGGTTTTCCTCTACTGCTTCAGCGCGCGCCCCTTGAGAATAGAGAGAAAGAACGGCAAAGATTACATTTGGTTCGCCGAGAGGGAGGTGGAAAAAAGGGAAATCTATCGACCTCCTCTCCTTTCGATCAGCGTGGTGGATGCTTTCTTCACCTATTCGGGGGTCACCTCCCTCATTTCCTTAGCCGAGAAGCTTGCCCATAGTAGCCTCAATATCCCAGAGGAGATGACCTATGAGGATTTGGGGCTGAGCGGCGAGAAAAACTTCAGGGAGAGGATCAATGTCGACTATACTCACCTGGAAAACGACTGGGATATTCCGGATGAAGGTCTGCTCATCGCTATCCCTTGGGCGGCGGGGAAGAACACATCCCCTGCTCCCAATCTATGGATTCACACGGCCTTCGGCAGGCATCCGTTCGTGATCACCAGGGAGAAGGGTCTCACCCTTAACCTGCCAGTGCCGGACCTGTCTCTGGAGAGCGTAGCCCCTCAGTATTCACCTCTCACCGGGGACTGGTTGAGGAAAGCGAGCGAGTGTATAGAGCATATCTATTCGCTGCAGAAAGATGACGGCACATTTGAGCGCTATGGTCGTATGGACCATTATAGCTTAGGTAGGATCACGTTCGGCCTCATGATAGCCTACCCGGGGCTGAGGAACAACCCGAGGGCCCAGGAAGAGATAAGGTCGATGGTGAGAAAAAGCCTGGGTAGAATGATGGGTGAGAAAGCGGAAGTCGTGAGGGAAGAGATGAAACTGGAAAAGCACTTCACCGGGGGTGCTGAGAAGGTGACATGGGGAAGGGGTAAAGCTTACCGACCCTTTGTCTATTCACCTAAGTGGGATGTCTACACGGAGATGGGCGGTTTTGTCGACCAAAACTTGGGACATGCACACCTGTTTTTTACGCTGCTCCTTTACGGGAAATATGTCGACCCCGGATATGTCAGAAGACCCGATATCAGGGATAAAATTGAAGAACTGATAAGATTCCAGTGGCTATCTCAAGACTGGAATGGGGATATCTGGCGTGTGTTCGAGGGAGGAGTCGACGCGGCCGGTGGTGGAGATGGGTTTGAGGAGGATTTAGCGATGTGTTTGCCAGCTCTGGCGAAATTAGCCGGTCTTGATAAGTCGTGGGTAGATCTTTCCTATCGCATTGCCGCCCTAAAATGTGGGGCGTTGCGGAATTTCGATTACCTGTTCGTTGATAACGAGTGGGGATTTGAGACGCTCACGCCCATACATCATCCCTGGGGATGGCAGCCCGATGGGGGAGCGAATTTAAACTACCGCGGCGATATATGGTGGACCGGACCGAGCATCTCCGGTGGATATTATGGGCGTTGGTATATGGACGCGGTGTATAATGAGACGATATTCAGGAATCAATGGTACAGGCGCATGGAGGGATATAAGGATGTGAGCCTGGATGGGAGACACTGGTGTACAGTGGGAGCATACTGCTCGGAAGCCCATATTATCAATCCCTATTTAGGAGCTGTGAAGCTCATGCGAGCTTATAAGCTGGCTAAGGAGAAAGGATGGTTGACGGAGGAGACCAGGGGTGAGCTTATCTGGAATTTCTGCTTTTACCCTGCGGCGATGGTTGTCATCAATGAGGAACTGTTGAAAGATGGGATCCTTACACGGAAGGCGGAACCGATAGACGGGGCTGTGTTTACTCCTGATTGGGGAACATTCCCGGCGTATGCGTGGAAGGATAGCTTCGGAGCGGTTCTCTGTGTCATCGGGTATAGGATCGAGGGAAAAAGAGAGATAACTCTGGAGTTAGATACCGGAAGGTTGGGATTGAATAAGCCTTCTTACTGGCTGGTGGATTTGGAAAAGAGGAAAATCGTAGGGAGATATAGTCCTTCTCAGATAAAGCAGATCTCGGTTACTGTGGGGAGGAATGAACCTGTTGTTCTGCTGGTCACTGATAGCAGAGACTTAGCAGATAAATACACAAAATGAACTTGAGGAGGTGTCTTACATGAAACTGAAACGGTACAGCGGGAATCCCATCTTATCCCCGGTAAAGGAGCACGAATGGGAAAACCTAACAGTATGCAACCCTGGGGCGTGGTATGAGGAGGGGACCTTCTATCTCCTATACCGTGCCGCGGGCGATGATAAGGAGCACGTGATCCGTTTCGGGTTAGCCATAAGCCATGATGGATTTCACTTCGAAAGGGCTTCAGATGAACCGGTGTTTTCCCCCAGCCCGGACGGCCCCGATTCGGGGTGTGTGGAGGACCCGAGGATCGTCAGACTCGACGATTACTTCTACATCACCTATGCATACCGAGCGTTTCCTCCGGGCCGATATTGGGAGGGCGGAAACAGCATAACCGCCTATGCGCCAAAAGGCTGTGAGAATGCCCCACGCTGTATACGGGAGAACATAACCAACTCCGGGCTGTTGATGACAAAGGATTTCAGGGACTTCCACAGGCTGGGAAGGATAACGAGAGCGAATTTAGATGATAGGGACGTGATCCTCTTCCCTGAAAAGGTGAACGGCAAATTTGTGATGCTACATCGACCTCAGGAATGGGTTGGGGAGAAATATTCCTGCGAGTATCCATCGATATGGATATCGTTTTCCGATGACCTTCTGACGTGGGAGGAAAGCTATCTCCTCGCCAAAGCTGAATTCCCTTGGGAGAGGAAGATCGGAGGCAGCACTCCCCCGATTAAGACGGAGGAGGGATGGCTCACCTTATATCACGGCGTGGATGAGAAAGGTATCTATCGGGTGGGGGGTATGCTTTTGGATCTCGACGATCCGAGGAAGGTTATCGCGAGGACACCCGATTTTATTCTGGAACCCGAGGAAGAATACGAATGGAAGGGGTTTTACTCGGGGTGTGTATTCCCCACCGGCAATGTGGTCGTCGGGGATGAACTGTTTGTGTATTATGGGGCCGCGGACAGATACTGTTGCGTCGCTACATGTTCAGTCAAAGAACTGCTGAAGTATGTCCTTCGATATCGGAGGAAAGATTGAAAGGAGGGGGTTCACATGGCTGAGAGGAAAGGTGATAAATGGCGTGAGAGGTTTTCGTGGCAGGGGGTTTACCCCTGCAAACCGGAGGAGAAGAAACCGGTGGTCATAACGGAAGATAAAAAGATATCGCTCATCCATGGGGTTGAGAAGAAGGGGCTGGTTGAGATATTCGTGAGCAGCGATAAGATCCACTTCGGGATATTCTACGTCTCCCCATTCGACCACCTCGACCCTAGCGCCCCTCATGAGGGAGATGAGGTCTACTACATCCTCGAAGGGGAGGGCGTCGTCCTGATAGAAGATAAGGACGTCTACGCGGTGAAGGAGGGAGATGCCTTCTACCTTCCGGAGGGGCTGAAGCACCAGTGGTTCAACTTCTCCGGAAAAAGGCTTGCCGTGCTCTGGGCTTTAGCTCCGAAGCTTTAAGGAGGATTTGGAGTTGAGGGCAGCCGTATTTTACGGAGTAGGAGAGATCAGGATCGAAGATATCCCGACCCCGAAGATAGGATCGAGGGAGATGCTCGTGAGGGTCAGAGCCTGTGCCGTGTGCAGGACGGACGTGCGGATATTCCTTGGAGAGAAGAAAAGAGGCGTGAGAATCCCATCTATCCTCGGGCATGAGCTTTCCGGGGAGATCGTTGAGGTGGGAAGCGAGGTCAAGGGTTTCAGGGAGGGCGACAGGGTAGCTGTAGCGCCGGTGATACCGTGTGGGAGGTGCTACCTCTGCCTCAGCGGGCAGGAGAACGCTTGTCTCAACAGGACCGCGATAGGATATGAATACGACGGGGGATTTGCGGAGTTCATCAAGATTCCGGAACAGGCTGTGGGAAATGTCTTCAGGATACCTGATGAGCTTTCGTTTCATGAAGCGACGCTTGCAGAACCCCTCTCATGCTGCATAAACGCTTTGAGGAAGGTGAATTTGAAGCTCGGCGACTCCGTCCTGATAATCGGCGCGGGGTTCATGGGGCTTATGTTCACAAAGCTTTGTAGACTTGCCGGATGCTCGATCGTCATCGTGAGCGAGCCTCTCGATGAGAGGAGGAGACTTGCGGAAGGCTTCGGGGCGGATGCGACGCTCAACAGGATAGACGAACCCTCAAAAGTAAGAGAGCTCACAGATGGTCTCGGAGTAAACGCCGTCATAGCTACAGCCCCTGAGGAGGTGAATCTACTCCTCAGCCTTCTCAGAAAAGGAGGGGCTTTAAACCTCTTCACAGGGCTTCCTGAAGAAGGAGGGTCTGAGGTCGACCTCAACCTCATACACTACAACGAGCTTCTCGTGACGGGGACAAGCGCTTCGACCAGACTTGACTTCCTCAAAGCCCTCTCCCTCATAGCGTCAAAGGAGCTTGAGGTTAAGAAGCTCATCTCGGATGTACGCCCGCTTGAAAGACTCCTTTCCGCTTTCGATGATGTGAGGGAGAGAAAGGCGCTGAAAATAATAATAGAGCCTTGAGAGCTTTCCTGATCGGGGCGATACTCATACCTTTGAACTGCTTTTGGGTTCAAGCCTGCCTTGCGCTCGGACAAGGCCTTTCCACAACCGTCTCCCTCTTCTTCAACGCTGTGTTCGTCGTCCTCATCCTGAGGCTCCTTAACCCGCTGCTTGGAAGGTTCTCGTTAAAGCCGGGCGAGATACTCACGGTTTACGTCATGGTCTCAATAGCCTCAGGTATAGCGGGGGTGGACATGGTAGACATCCTTGTCCTCATAATCCCCCACTTCACCTGGTTTTCGACCCCCGAGAACGATTGGCAGAACCTGTTCGGCAGATATGTTCCAGGATGGTTCATCGTGAAGGATAAGGAAGCACTTGAAGGCTACTACGGGGGAAGCTCAACCCTCTACACCGAAAAGCACATCCTGGCGTGGCTTCCCCCGATCATCACCTGGACGGTTTTCATATCGATTCTCACCTTCGTCATGCTTTGCGTTTGCCTCCTTATGAGGAGACGGTGGGTCGAGATCGAGAAGCTGAATTACCCCATAATTCAGCTTCCACTTGAGATGACGAAGGGAGATTTTCTGAGGAACAGGATCTTATGGACGGGCTTTGCCGTCGCTGCGGGGGTTGACCTCGTGAACGGCCTTCATTTTCTCTATCCACCTATACCGAGCCTAGGAGGGCAGCTCTACGATCTGTTGAAGATATTTAACACGAAACCCTGGAATGCCATAGGGCTGACGTGGTTCGGGGTTTATCCCTTCGTCGTAGGCTTAAGTTATTTCATGCCGCTTGATCTTTCATTTTCATGCTGGTTCTTCTTCATGGTTTGGAAGGCGGAGAAGGTGTTAGGTGCGGCTTTGGGTCTCAGCTACCTACCCGGTTTCCCTTTCGTAGATGAGCAGTCTTATGCCTCTTACTTCACGCTCGGACTCATAGCGCTCTGGATGGCGAGAGGACATATCAAAACCTTCCTCCTCAAAGCGTTGGGGGGCGATCGCTCCGAGCCCGTAAGCTCAAGGGTCGTTCTCGTCGGACTTCTCCTCGGATTCCTCCTTCTCCTCGCCTTCTGCAGGGCGGCGGGGATGGAGCTTTGGGTAGCGCTCCTTTTCTTCTCGCTCTATTTCATCTTTTCGATTTCGATAACGAAGATAAGGGCAGAGCTCGGCGCCCCGATACATGATCTCCATTGGGCAGGGACCGACAGGATGATGACCGAAGCCCTCGGAACCTCCCGCTTTAACCCCCAGAGCTTGGTTATTCTCTCCTTTCTCTACTTCATAAACAGGGCTTACAGGAGCCATCCGATGCCGCACCAGCTCGAAGCGTTTAAAATCGCGGAAAGGACAGGGATAAATGTAAAAAGGCTCTCACTCGCCATAGTTTTTTCATCGGTGTTCGGGACGCTTTGTGCCTTCTGGGGGATCCTCCACGTCTTTTACAGATACGGCGCTGTTGACACCTTCTTCGGCTGGGAACCCTTCGGGAGGCTTCAGAACTGGCTTCACTATCCAAGCGGGGCGAACTTTCCCGCTCTGGGAGGGATGATCGCGGGCTCCCTGATAACGCTCCTGCTCGCCTTCATGAGAAGGAGGTTTCTCTGGTGGCCCTTTCATCCGGTCGGTTTCGCCGTCTCAAGCAGTTGGCTTATGAGCTGGTTCTGGTTTTCGGTCATGTTGAGCTGGTCCATAAAGTATGCGCTTTTGAGGTTCGGGGGTTTGAGGGCCGCGAGGAAGGCAAACCCCTTCTTCCTGGGGGTTATCCTCGGGGAGTTCACAATGGGAAGCATTTGGAGCATAATCGGGATAGCCTTCGAAAGGGAGATGTATAAGTTCCTGTATTGAGAGGTGAGAGCGATGTTAGGGGTGAAAGTAAGGTTAAGAAGGCTCATGAGCAGAAAGGAGGATAAGTTCCTCGGGGTCATGATAGACCATGGCCCCGCATACCTGGGCTGGGAGGGGCTTGAGAACCCGAAAGCCGTGATAGGGAAGGCGATTGAAGGTGGCGCGGATGCCATAACCATGCACAAGGGGATCGCCGAGAAATGTTTTTTAGAGTTTGCGGGGAGGATAGCTTTGATAGTCAAATGTTCGACCTTCTCACCCTTCCATCACAACCTCGACGTCCAGGTCGCAAAGGTGGAGGAGGCTGTCAGGCTCGGAGCGGACGCCGTCTCGATAGGGGTTATCCTCGGAACCGAAAGGCAACCCGAGATGCTCCGAAGCCTGGGGGAACTCACAAGGGAAGCAAGGCTCTACGATATGCCGGTCATCGCTCATATCTACCCGAGGGGTGAGATGGTCGAGAAGGAGACGACACTTGAGAACATACGTTACGCCCTGCGCCTCGGCGCTGAACTTGGGGTTGATCTCATAAAGACCCATTACACCGGCGATCCCGAAAGCTTCTCGAAAGCCCTTGAGGCCACCCCCGCTATGGTCGTTGTAGCGGGAGGGATAAAAACCTCATCGGATGAGGAGTTGCTCGGACGCACGAAGGAGATCATGGAGGCGGGAGCAACAGGGGTGGCCTACGGGAGGAATATATGGCAATATGAAAACCCCGTCGGAATAATAAGAGCGCTTTCGAAGATAATCCATGAGGATACGTCGATAGAGAAGGCGCTTGAGTGCTTGAAAAAGGAGGAATAGGAGATGGCGAAGTATAAAATCCGCACCATAAAGGTCGGGGAGTGTGAGGTCGCAAAGCCTTTGGTCTACTATCTTGAAGGGTGGGAGGAGGAAACCCTCCTGTGCTATTACTTCTGGCTGGTGGAAGGTGAGGGAAGGAAGATACTGGTCGATACGGGTTTCACGCTTGATCTGGCACATAGGTTCATGCCGGAGATGAGACAGAAAGAGGGGGAGGATACCATCTCACAGCTTAAAAAGCTGGGGGTTGATCCTGCTGAGATAGAGCTCATCATAGCCACACACGCTCATTTCGACCATCTCTCCACGACGTTCCTCGAGTTCGAAAACGCCAAGCTCATCCTCCAGAAAGAGGAATACGACTACACCGTAAACCCGCCACATCCCTGGTTTTCGAAGTTCTCCATTCCTGAGCTTCTCGCGAAACTCAGTGATGAAGGAAGGCTGATCCTCGTCGAGGGCGAGGAGGAGATAGTTGAGGGCGTAAGGGTTTTCCGAACCGGCTGTCATACCCCTGGACATCAATCCGTGGAGGTCGAAACCGAGAGAGGAAAGGTCGTGATATGCGGCGATGCCGTTTTCACCTTCAGAAACATCGAGGAGGACATACCCATAGGGCTTTTCTCATGTATCGAGGAGTGTTTCAGGTGCATGGAGGATATCCGGAGGCGGGGTGGAATTCCGGTTCCGGGACATGACCCGGAGCTCATAACGAGGCTTGGGGAGGTTATAGGCTGAAAGATGTCATCGGTTCTCGCTCTTGACATCGGAACAGGCTCACTCAAAGCAGCCCTTGTCGGGGACTCTCTTGAGATCAAGGGGGCTTTCAAAATCCCCTCCCCTATCCTCACCCCGAGGGAGGGATGGGCGGAGTCCGACCCTGAAAGCTGGTGGAGGGCCTTCCTCGAAAGCTTGAAAGCCCTGGGGGAGAGGATAAAAACGATCGACCGCATATCCCTTTCCGTCCTATGTCCTGCCCTGATCCCGATGGATGAGGAGGGAAACCCACTTTATCACGCTATAATCCACGCCGATAGACGAAGCCGGAGGGAATCACTCTCGATCTTGAGGAAAATTGGGAGTGAGGAGTTCCTGAGACGGACGGGGAACCTTCCGTTTCCGGGTGGGATCTCCCTGACGAGCATCCTCTGGCTGGGGAGGAACTTCGAGGAGCTTTTCAGAGAGACATACAAGTTCGGGCACGCTAACACCTTCCTCATAAAACGGCTCACCGGAAGGTGGGCTATAGACCCCACGAACGCCTCCTTCACAGGTCTTTTCTCGACGACATCGACCCTCGACTGGGACCTCGAGCTGTGTAGGGAGTTCCGTATCCCATACGACAAACTCCCTTCCGTCGTCCCGTCCTCCGAAGTCGTGGGAGGGGTGAGTCCTGAAGCTGCCAGGATTACGGGTTTAAGGGAGGGAACGCCGGTGATCGCGGGTGCGGCGGATACCGCCTGTGCAGCTTTGGGGGCGGGGGTGACGGAGGAAGGGGAGCTGTTGAACGTTAGCGGGACAACTGAGGTTCTCACGCTCTGTCTCAACCGCCCCCTGCCGTCCGAGGAAAGGCTTCTCAGAACGCACGCTATACCCGGAAGATGGCTTGCTATCAAGGTCCTCTCATCCGGCGGTGTTTCGTTCGAGTGGTTC is a window encoding:
- a CDS encoding glycosidase, whose amino-acid sequence is MKLKRYSGNPILSPVKEHEWENLTVCNPGAWYEEGTFYLLYRAAGDDKEHVIRFGLAISHDGFHFERASDEPVFSPSPDGPDSGCVEDPRIVRLDDYFYITYAYRAFPPGRYWEGGNSITAYAPKGCENAPRCIRENITNSGLLMTKDFRDFHRLGRITRANLDDRDVILFPEKVNGKFVMLHRPQEWVGEKYSCEYPSIWISFSDDLLTWEESYLLAKAEFPWERKIGGSTPPIKTEEGWLTLYHGVDEKGIYRVGGMLLDLDDPRKVIARTPDFILEPEEEYEWKGFYSGCVFPTGNVVVGDELFVYYGAADRYCCVATCSVKELLKYVLRYRRKD
- a CDS encoding Gfo/Idh/MocA family oxidoreductase; translated protein: MRKVKLGFLGCGRMGQGVHLPIFSSLELCEIVALAELRERLRELVGRRYGIKRLYKSHEELAEDPEIEAVAAIVPESLSPDIAVKLLEAGKHVYIEKPMATCSSEAMRMADAARSNGRILMVAYPLRFDAGVQKAKEIIEELCETGEFGEILSVRSWCVGGDWEAGHFNYETIITTDEPYPEVETKLPDFLPEDMVGTYLFFSNCYCHNINLIRFLFGDGLEVAYFELSKPVYHLMLDAGNFNIYLEFGRKRPNWWDESVTVLFEGGWLKVETPPRTLKNVPASVKLYRSDKGELTEYKVPWSWSFRREAEHFLRCVLEGNEPLSSGEDSVKDIELAESAFKRYIGGANR
- a CDS encoding N-acyl homoserine lactonase family protein produces the protein MAKYKIRTIKVGECEVAKPLVYYLEGWEEETLLCYYFWLVEGEGRKILVDTGFTLDLAHRFMPEMRQKEGEDTISQLKKLGVDPAEIELIIATHAHFDHLSTTFLEFENAKLILQKEEYDYTVNPPHPWFSKFSIPELLAKLSDEGRLILVEGEEEIVEGVRVFRTGCHTPGHQSVEVETERGKVVICGDAVFTFRNIEEDIPIGLFSCIEECFRCMEDIRRRGGIPVPGHDPELITRLGEVIG
- a CDS encoding fructose-bisphosphate aldolase; translation: MLGVKVRLRRLMSRKEDKFLGVMIDHGPAYLGWEGLENPKAVIGKAIEGGADAITMHKGIAEKCFLEFAGRIALIVKCSTFSPFHHNLDVQVAKVEEAVRLGADAVSIGVILGTERQPEMLRSLGELTREARLYDMPVIAHIYPRGEMVEKETTLENIRYALRLGAELGVDLIKTHYTGDPESFSKALEATPAMVVVAGGIKTSSDEELLGRTKEIMEAGATGVAYGRNIWQYENPVGIIRALSKIIHEDTSIEKALECLKKEE
- a CDS encoding zinc-dependent dehydrogenase, coding for MRAAVFYGVGEIRIEDIPTPKIGSREMLVRVRACAVCRTDVRIFLGEKKRGVRIPSILGHELSGEIVEVGSEVKGFREGDRVAVAPVIPCGRCYLCLSGQENACLNRTAIGYEYDGGFAEFIKIPEQAVGNVFRIPDELSFHEATLAEPLSCCINALRKVNLKLGDSVLIIGAGFMGLMFTKLCRLAGCSIVIVSEPLDERRRLAEGFGADATLNRIDEPSKVRELTDGLGVNAVIATAPEEVNLLLSLLRKGGALNLFTGLPEEGGSEVDLNLIHYNELLVTGTSASTRLDFLKALSLIASKELEVKKLISDVRPLERLLSAFDDVRERKALKIIIEP
- a CDS encoding cupin domain-containing protein yields the protein MAERKGDKWRERFSWQGVYPCKPEEKKPVVITEDKKISLIHGVEKKGLVEIFVSSDKIHFGIFYVSPFDHLDPSAPHEGDEVYYILEGEGVVLIEDKDVYAVKEGDAFYLPEGLKHQWFNFSGKRLAVLWALAPKL